A genomic window from Limisphaera ngatamarikiensis includes:
- a CDS encoding GAF domain-containing protein has product MWNLEPLDHLPKPALYHQLAVALSHLLHGERDFLANAANTAALLFHTLPDLNWVGLYRWIEPELVLGPFQGKPACVRIPLGRGVCGTAAAQRKTVVVPDVHAFPGHIACDPASRSEIVIPLLVGTQLIGVWDMDSPKPHRFDETDRLGLERLMQILLHASWPDPVPLPEPRPLTEAPPHPHTRPGP; this is encoded by the coding sequence ATGTGGAACCTCGAGCCTCTTGATCACCTGCCCAAACCGGCCCTCTACCACCAACTGGCCGTCGCCCTCTCCCACCTCCTGCACGGCGAACGCGATTTCCTCGCCAACGCCGCCAACACCGCCGCACTCCTCTTCCACACCCTGCCCGACCTCAACTGGGTCGGCCTCTACCGCTGGATTGAGCCCGAACTGGTCCTGGGCCCGTTCCAGGGCAAGCCCGCCTGTGTCCGCATCCCACTCGGTCGCGGCGTCTGCGGCACCGCCGCCGCCCAACGCAAAACCGTGGTCGTCCCCGACGTCCACGCCTTCCCCGGCCACATCGCCTGTGACCCCGCCTCTCGCTCCGAAATCGTCATCCCCCTCCTCGTCGGCACCCAACTGATCGGGGTCTGGGACATGGACAGCCCCAAACCCCATCGCTTCGACGAAACCGATCGCCTGGGCTTGGAACGCCTCATGCAAATCCTCCTCCACGCCTCCTGGCCCGACCCTGTCCCCCTCCCCGAACCCCGCCCCTTGACAGAAGCCCCACCCCATCCCCATACCCGACCCGGTCCATGA